AACCCTGGACCGCCGAGACCTGGGACGCCATGGATAAGGAGATCCGCTCCGTCTTCCGCGAAAAAGAGATGATCACCCCGGATCAGGTGCGCGGCAGTTACCCAACGCTGGAAGCTGCCGTGCTCGCCGGAAAGTGGCCCACGCTGGCAAAATCCCGCGGTAAGGTGATGTTTCTTCTCTACAACCGCAAATCCGCGCCCGCCTACCTCGCCGGGCATCCCATCATGAAGGGTCGCGCGCTCTTCACCAACGGCCGCCCCGGCGAACCCGGAGCCGCCTTTGTGGAGCAGGACAACGGCAAACCTGAGGCCATCGACCCTCTGGTCAAGCAGGGATACCTTGTCCGCACGCGGTCGGACTTCAACACCGATCAGGGCCGCAGCAACGACACCACCCGCCGCGATCTGCTGCTTGCGGGCGGCGCGCAGATGATTAGCACCGACTTTCCCGTTTCGGAACCCGCTCCCTGGACCGGATATACCGTCGGTCTGCCCGGAGGTCTAGCAGCTCGGTGCAATCCGGTGAACGCACCTGCTGGCTGCAACAACGCCCTTCTGGAGCCGGCGATCCCGCGCGTGGCCGAACCATCTCCGGCGAACCACCCGGAAACCCCGGAAAAGCACTAATTTTGAAAAAATACAAGGGCCGCAACGTAAACTGGCGGCAGGGAATCGCCGTCCCAAGAAGCGTATGCAGATCACAATTGACGCATCTATGATTCCCCTCAGTTGCAGGGTGAGCATTATTTCGGAATTGGACGATATCGATGCCCTGGTCGGGCTTTATCGTGGGCGCGTCCTGCGGTATGTGATGTTGTCTGTCGGCGACCAGGACCTTGCGGAGACCATCACGCAGGACTGTTTTCTGAAGGCCTACAACGGCCGCGCGTCCTTCCGTGGAGATTGTGCCGTCAGCACATGGCTCTTCACCATTGCAAATAACCTTATCCGCGACCATCTCCGCACCAAAAAGTTCCAGTTTTGGCGAAAAGCCAAAGCGACGGCCATCGACGCAACCGAGATGGCTTCCTTCCTCCCAAATGGGGAAACTTCGCCTGAAACACGTATCCTGGCCAGCGAACGGGCGGAACAGGTCAAAGTAGCGATGGAAAAACTTTCTGTAAACCAGCGCAGGATGTTTATCCTGAGATTTCTGGAAGAAATGGACCTTGCCGAGATCGCCCAGGCAACAGGTATGCCTGTGAACACTGTTAAGACGCATCTGCACCGGGCCGTCACCAGTATCCGCAAGGAATTAGGGGGAGCTCGATGAATTCATCCCGTACACAACACCTTACAGAAGAGCAGTTTGCCGGCTATATGGTGGGCGACGTGGCGGATGCTGCCGCCGCTGCTCATCTCTCCGTATGCGACGAATGCCGCTCGGAAGTAGAAAACTTCGGCGCTTCTGTCCAAAGCTTCAACCTGGCTTCGATGGCGTGGAGCGAGTCGCGTCCGTCGACCAGCCTCCGTGTACGTACCTCCTCGCGCGCCGCATGGCGTCTCCATCCCGGGATGACTGTGGCCTCCTGGGGATTTGCCACCGGCGTATTGCTGATGTCGGCGATTCCGCTGGCGCGTCATCTCAAGCATCCTTCCCGCGAGACCGCTCCGGCGGTTCTCTCGGCGCAGGAGTCGCAAAAGCAGATCGAGCAGGACAACCAGCTTCTGATGGCCGTCGACCGCGAGCTTTCGGAACAGGTCACCTCTCCGGAACAGGAATACGGCCTGGACAAGGAACTACCGCAGGACCGGCAATTGAACTCGCATAAGAGAGCAGCAAAGGTTCAATGATGAAATCGCTCCAATGGACTTTTTTAGCCGCGGTATTGCTCTCTGTGGGGGCATCTGCGCCCGCGCAGATGCACGGCGGTGGAGGTCCAGGCGGCGGTGGTCCTGGTGGGGGTTCCGGTGGAGGCATGGGCGGACCACGCGGCGGCGGTATGTCTCCCTTCAACGTACCCAGTGGCATGGATCGCCAGAATGGCAGGGGCATGCCACCCATACCAGGGTCCGGCCCCATGAGCAGTACGATGCGGGGTGGTCTGCAGTTGGGACCTCCGGGCCGTTTCTGGAACGACAAGTCATTCGCTCAGACTCTTGGCCTCCGCAAAGACCAGCAGAAGAAGATGGACGCTATCTTCGGTGCGAACAAAACGGCCATCGTCGAAACCTTCAAAACCTACCAGAAGGAAGAGAAACGCCTGGAAGCCGCGACGAAGGAAAAGCACCCCGACGAAAGCAAGGTCTTCGCGGGCATCGACGCTGTCGTTCAGGCGCGCGGAAACCTTGAGAAGGCCCACGCCCACATGCTCCTGCTCATCCGCGGCGAGATGGACGACGACCAGATCGCCCGTATGGAAAAGTTCAGAGAAGGCCCACCGGACGAATCGGCCCAGTAGAACAGATTGTCGATGGTTTAGAGCGCTATGAACAGCACCCAGCACAGCGACATGAAATATGACGTCAAGGCTTTTGCGTCGACGGCTGGTCTTCCTTTTTGGGATTAAATTGCACAGCGAGCATGTGGCCCGGCACTCCATTTGCCGCCGGAGAGTTCGTCAGAAATTGATGGGCGTGTTGGTCCTGCCTGAACGTCCAATCCAAGAATGCGAGAGTGTAGCGCCCAACCCAGTTGTAGCTTTCGCTTGTCTCTTCAGGCGAATACTCCGCCGAAGGGTGACGAGTCCAGTACGCTGGCGAACGCTGCTTCATCGAATCGAATTCTCCGTGTCGCATGTTATGCATCCTCACGATATAAACGTCGCTGTGAGCCATTTCGTTTAGAACGCTCGCGGAGACGTCGGCACCCACTAACTCTTCAAGAGGAATTTCGCCTCGCGTGAAGAACAGCATTGGAATCGTCATGTCTTTTGGTTGAACATATCCGGATTTGCTGAGGAGGCTAGGAAAGTATCGGGCGGAGCCGTCGAACGCCAGGAGCGCCTTGATGCGGTCGTCCTTTGCGGCTGCAAAGAAGTTTGAGAGGCCACCCCAGCTATAACCCAGTACCGCAATGTGTGAGGAGTCAACTTCCGGTATTGAGCTGGAGAAACCTATTTCAAATGAAATGTCTTTGGCCTGTGTCTCGGCTCCGGGAATTCCACCAGTCATGTCGAACGAGTCAGCGCCAATCGAAGGACTCGCCATGACAATGTATCCATAACTGGCGAGATATTCGCAAATATCGGCGTTCTCAAAAGCTGGTCCGCTGAAGCTGGGGGCGTAGATCACCAAAGGAAACTTGCCGCGTTGAGTGGGAGCATCTTTTATAGCTCGCATCCTGGCTTGAGGATCTGCGTCGACCTGATAATCGTGGAGATTCTTCTTGAGCACACTCGCCGCTTCAGAAGATGTGAGCGTGAAGCTATCTTCCGACACGAAGAGACTGAGATAGTCACCGTAAGTCATCGCGGACGCGCGAGGAGCGAGGTGGGCCGGATACCAAATGAGGGTTTGCAGGGGGCGTGCCCCGCTTTTATTAGCTAATGTTCCGTTCACATCGGTCAACGCGTTGTAGGTTCGGGAATTGTCATACTGGTATGCGACACGGAAGCCTACTGTGTAGGGGCCGGGCTTAGTTGAAAACCTGAAACTCGACGGACCGAAGGCGTGTGCCAACTCCGTAGTCAGTAGGTAAAGCAAAAGAAGATAAAAGCGCATCGCGAGGAATTGGCCTCCTTTAATAACATCTATACGAAATCGAAGCATGAGCACCGCCAGGTAGGCCTTCGCATGAAACCACAAGGGCAGCCTGCGGCGTTATACGACAGTCCCATCTGCGAAGTTCCCTCGCGCCATGACCGGGTGCCCCATACATCGCTCGAAGAGCGACCTCAGGAAAGCGGAAAGCAGATCCCTTCGCTTTTCGCTTCGGGATGACAAAGACGCAAAGACTCTCTCAATGTTTCAAAGGCCGCCCCGCTAAAGCAGTCGTGAGCGCGCCATTGTTGATCACCAGCACACCATTCACCGTGAGATAGCGCACTCCCGTCGCCAGCACACGCGGCGACTGATACGTTGC
This genomic stretch from Terriglobus saanensis SP1PR4 harbors:
- a CDS encoding phosphatidylinositol-specific phospholipase C1-like protein: MPVFTRSLAALVLSASSLGIAQNQSQSAQDKLLHLNQIQVIGTHNSYNTGFAPSEAKYFSATYAKAYHGLEYHHLSLPAQLSGGIRQLELDIVQDPAGGRFAHPKIVEITKEQGLPADPDFDPTHEMDKPGFKVIHLGDLNERSSCQRFVTCLQQIRTWSKAHPKHVPIFLLIEDKQGKISQMPDAVTAEPWTAETWDAMDKEIRSVFREKEMITPDQVRGSYPTLEAAVLAGKWPTLAKSRGKVMFLLYNRKSAPAYLAGHPIMKGRALFTNGRPGEPGAAFVEQDNGKPEAIDPLVKQGYLVRTRSDFNTDQGRSNDTTRRDLLLAGGAQMISTDFPVSEPAPWTGYTVGLPGGLAARCNPVNAPAGCNNALLEPAIPRVAEPSPANHPETPEKH
- a CDS encoding dienelactone hydrolase family protein, with amino-acid sequence MRFYLLLLYLLTTELAHAFGPSSFRFSTKPGPYTVGFRVAYQYDNSRTYNALTDVNGTLANKSGARPLQTLIWYPAHLAPRASAMTYGDYLSLFVSEDSFTLTSSEAASVLKKNLHDYQVDADPQARMRAIKDAPTQRGKFPLVIYAPSFSGPAFENADICEYLASYGYIVMASPSIGADSFDMTGGIPGAETQAKDISFEIGFSSSIPEVDSSHIAVLGYSWGGLSNFFAAAKDDRIKALLAFDGSARYFPSLLSKSGYVQPKDMTIPMLFFTRGEIPLEELVGADVSASVLNEMAHSDVYIVRMHNMRHGEFDSMKQRSPAYWTRHPSAEYSPEETSESYNWVGRYTLAFLDWTFRQDQHAHQFLTNSPAANGVPGHMLAVQFNPKKEDQPSTQKP
- a CDS encoding periplasmic heavy metal sensor, coding for MMKSLQWTFLAAVLLSVGASAPAQMHGGGGPGGGGPGGGSGGGMGGPRGGGMSPFNVPSGMDRQNGRGMPPIPGSGPMSSTMRGGLQLGPPGRFWNDKSFAQTLGLRKDQQKKMDAIFGANKTAIVETFKTYQKEEKRLEAATKEKHPDESKVFAGIDAVVQARGNLEKAHAHMLLLIRGEMDDDQIARMEKFREGPPDESAQ
- a CDS encoding RNA polymerase sigma factor, which codes for MSIISELDDIDALVGLYRGRVLRYVMLSVGDQDLAETITQDCFLKAYNGRASFRGDCAVSTWLFTIANNLIRDHLRTKKFQFWRKAKATAIDATEMASFLPNGETSPETRILASERAEQVKVAMEKLSVNQRRMFILRFLEEMDLAEIAQATGMPVNTVKTHLHRAVTSIRKELGGAR